The Nesterenkonia xinjiangensis genome contains a region encoding:
- the ureB gene encoding urease subunit beta, translating to MAGSTTSGPGAVRVRAGSIELNADRTDGERIRLIFTNTGDRPVQVGSHLHLPDANPALEFDRARAQGFRLDVPAGASQRFEPGASRTLDAVTLRGRRIVAGLQVRPEPLDLDAPAGNSREGED from the coding sequence ATGGCAGGCAGCACCACATCCGGCCCGGGCGCCGTCCGCGTCCGTGCCGGCAGCATCGAGCTCAACGCGGACCGCACCGACGGTGAACGCATCCGCCTGATCTTCACCAACACCGGCGATCGCCCCGTGCAGGTGGGCTCCCATCTGCATCTGCCCGACGCCAATCCGGCCCTGGAGTTCGACAGGGCCCGTGCCCAGGGTTTCCGTCTCGACGTCCCCGCCGGGGCGTCCCAGCGCTTCGAACCGGGCGCCTCCCGCACCCTCGATGCCGTCACACTGCGGGGCCGCCGGATCGTGGCCGGGCTTCAGGTCCGTCCGGAGCCCCTCGACCTGGACGCCCCTGCCGGAAACTCCCGGGAGGGTGAGGACTGA
- a CDS encoding urease accessory UreF family protein, translated as MSQPDLGAAVPPALAAQTVALLLADSRLPSGGHVNSAGLEPALMAGMPHSQVPLFLRTRARTVSLVDAATAVVVRGQLMRLGGHGAEGGTELRTELRTELRMIERQWAARTPSRAARSIARELGRGLLRLTRSLWPESPGLEMLCDLGALQPGDARDARARPLVMGAVAAHTGLDAASLMRLSIYDDVASAAAALLKLEPGDPVAAMALVLEACRAAEPDVAALADITRAEEIPAPSAPQTEEWTERHTLTTRRLFRA; from the coding sequence ATGTCGCAGCCCGATCTCGGCGCGGCGGTCCCTCCCGCCCTGGCCGCCCAGACCGTCGCCCTGCTGCTGGCCGACTCACGCCTGCCCTCGGGCGGCCACGTCAACTCCGCGGGCCTCGAACCGGCCCTGATGGCAGGGATGCCGCACAGCCAGGTGCCGTTGTTCCTGCGGACCAGAGCGCGCACCGTCTCTCTGGTCGACGCGGCGACGGCCGTCGTCGTCCGCGGCCAGCTGATGCGGCTCGGCGGTCACGGCGCCGAAGGAGGCACCGAGCTGCGCACCGAGCTGCGCACCGAGCTGCGCATGATCGAACGGCAGTGGGCGGCTCGGACGCCGAGCCGGGCCGCGCGGAGTATCGCCCGGGAGCTGGGGCGCGGCCTGCTGCGCCTGACCCGCTCGCTGTGGCCGGAGTCCCCGGGGCTGGAGATGCTGTGCGATCTCGGAGCCCTCCAGCCCGGCGACGCCCGGGATGCGCGGGCACGCCCGCTGGTCATGGGGGCGGTGGCCGCGCACACCGGCTTGGACGCCGCCTCATTGATGCGGCTGTCCATCTACGACGACGTCGCCTCTGCCGCGGCGGCCCTGCTGAAGCTCGAACCCGGGGATCCTGTGGCCGCGATGGCGCTGGTGCTGGAGGCCTGCCGAGCGGCCGAGCCCGACGTCGCAGCCCTGGCCGACATCACCCGGGCCGAGGAGATCCCCGCGCCGAGCGCACCACAGACCGAAGAATGGACAGAACGTCACACACTCACCACCAGGAGGTTGTTCCGTGCCTGA
- a CDS encoding urease subunit gamma has translation MRGTTVHFTPADQEKLLLAVAAMVARDRLGRGVRLNHPETVALLSSWVIEGARDGRTVADLMEEGRHVLTRDQVMEGVPEVLTDVQVEATFPDGRKLVTLHHPID, from the coding sequence ATGAGAGGGACGACCGTGCACTTCACCCCTGCCGACCAGGAGAAGCTGCTGCTCGCCGTCGCCGCGATGGTCGCGCGTGACCGCCTGGGCCGGGGCGTCCGGCTGAATCACCCGGAGACGGTCGCACTGCTGTCCTCCTGGGTGATCGAGGGAGCCCGCGACGGGCGGACCGTGGCGGACCTCATGGAGGAGGGACGTCACGTGCTGACCCGCGACCAGGTCATGGAGGGCGTTCCGGAGGTCCTCACCGATGTCCAGGTCGAGGCCACCTTCCCCGACGGGCGCAAATTGGTGACCCTCCACCACCCGATCGACTGA
- the urtB gene encoding urea ABC transporter permease subunit UrtB, with amino-acid sequence MDMILSQLVAGVSVGSILLLAAVGLALTFGQMGVINMAHGEFIMVGAYTAFVLQGIFGHAGISLIVALPLAFLVGGLLGVLLEQVLIRHMYHRPLDTLLATFGVGIILQQLARDLFGAPAVDVRTPSWLQGSVELLGTAVPVSRIFILGLVIAVVAGLSAMMTWTSLGRRIRAVVLNRSLAETSGISTRSTDRLTFFIGSGLAGVAGVTITLIGSTSPTLGMSYIVDAFLVVVAGGIGKIKGAVIAAFSLGILQAFIEFSTTASIAKFLVLVIVVAFLQIRPQGLFSVRTRSLA; translated from the coding sequence ATGGACATGATCCTCTCCCAGCTCGTCGCCGGGGTGAGCGTCGGGTCGATCCTGCTGCTCGCGGCGGTCGGGCTGGCTCTGACCTTCGGCCAGATGGGCGTCATCAACATGGCCCACGGCGAATTCATCATGGTCGGCGCCTACACCGCGTTCGTGCTGCAGGGGATCTTCGGGCACGCCGGGATCTCGCTGATCGTGGCGCTGCCGCTCGCCTTCTTGGTCGGCGGACTGCTGGGTGTGCTGCTGGAGCAGGTCCTCATCCGGCACATGTACCATCGGCCGCTCGACACCCTGCTGGCCACGTTCGGCGTCGGCATCATCCTCCAGCAGCTGGCCCGGGACCTCTTCGGAGCGCCCGCCGTCGACGTGCGGACCCCGTCCTGGCTGCAGGGCAGCGTGGAGCTGTTGGGCACGGCGGTGCCGGTCAGCCGCATCTTCATCCTCGGGCTGGTCATCGCCGTCGTCGCGGGGCTCTCCGCGATGATGACCTGGACCAGCCTGGGACGACGGATCCGTGCGGTGGTCCTCAACAGGAGCCTGGCCGAGACCTCAGGGATCTCCACACGCAGCACCGATCGGCTCACCTTCTTCATCGGCTCCGGACTGGCGGGCGTGGCCGGTGTGACGATCACCCTCATCGGCTCCACCAGCCCGACGCTGGGCATGAGCTACATCGTCGACGCCTTCCTGGTGGTCGTGGCCGGGGGCATCGGGAAGATCAAGGGCGCCGTCATCGCGGCCTTCAGCCTCGGGATCCTCCAGGCCTTCATCGAGTTCAGCACCACTGCGAGCATCGCGAAGTTCCTCGTGCTGGTGATCGTGGTGGCGTTCCTCCAGATCCGGCCCCAGGGCCTGTTCTCCGTGCGGACAAGGAGCCTCGCATGA
- a CDS encoding helix-turn-helix domain-containing protein, with translation MSAEEETSMTAREADEDPGLTPSQARILQAFAELVEELGTDDVSFKLIARRAGIGERTVFRHYGTRAELLASAAAWFQRVAFPRPGCESIFDFPLLVRESMESYARRRELAHVVAEAEIRGADGIDPAPGRAGLERLLSREIPDLAPQERRDLVAGLCHLDSAGTWVSLHRQVGPETRDVADAAAWSAEILLDPLRGRKVPR, from the coding sequence GTGAGCGCCGAGGAGGAGACCTCGATGACGGCCCGGGAGGCCGACGAGGATCCGGGTCTCACGCCCAGCCAGGCCAGGATCCTCCAGGCCTTCGCCGAGCTCGTCGAAGAACTCGGGACCGATGACGTCTCGTTCAAGCTGATCGCACGCCGAGCAGGAATCGGCGAGCGGACGGTCTTCCGCCACTATGGAACCCGCGCCGAGCTCTTGGCCTCGGCGGCTGCGTGGTTCCAGCGAGTGGCCTTCCCCCGCCCCGGCTGCGAGTCGATCTTCGACTTCCCGCTGCTGGTGCGGGAGTCCATGGAGTCCTACGCCCGGCGCCGCGAGCTGGCCCATGTGGTAGCAGAGGCTGAGATACGGGGCGCCGACGGTATCGACCCTGCCCCGGGGCGGGCCGGACTGGAGCGTCTGCTCTCCCGGGAGATCCCGGATCTGGCCCCCCAAGAACGTCGTGACCTGGTGGCCGGGCTGTGCCATCTGGACTCGGCCGGCACCTGGGTGTCGCTTCACCGGCAGGTCGGGCCGGAGACCCGCGACGTCGCCGACGCGGCGGCCTGGTCGGCTGAGATCCTCCTCGACCCGCTGCGCGGACGGAAGGTGCCCCGATGA
- a CDS encoding Fur family transcriptional regulator, whose translation MSGIGATSSHHALHGGGGQRRIEEALARLRQSGERHTEARRAVLQVLAGGHEHLSADELAVQLAASGVHRTTVYRTLELFSALGLVAVRRLPGGAAAYHLASTSHLHGHCDSCDAVQALPRQDAEELAAALERSAGFRLDLDRSTLLGRCAGCRVD comes from the coding sequence ATGAGCGGGATAGGTGCCACCTCCTCTCACCATGCGCTGCACGGAGGCGGCGGGCAGCGTCGCATCGAGGAGGCGCTGGCCCGGCTGCGTCAGTCCGGTGAGCGCCACACGGAGGCGCGGCGGGCGGTGCTTCAGGTGTTGGCGGGAGGTCACGAGCATCTCAGCGCTGACGAGCTGGCCGTCCAGCTCGCGGCCAGCGGAGTGCACCGCACCACCGTGTACCGGACCCTGGAGCTCTTCTCCGCGCTGGGGCTGGTCGCGGTCCGGCGGCTGCCAGGAGGGGCGGCGGCCTATCACCTCGCCTCCACCTCACATCTGCACGGGCACTGCGACAGCTGCGACGCTGTTCAGGCTCTGCCCCGCCAGGACGCCGAGGAGCTCGCCGCCGCGCTGGAGCGCAGCGCCGGGTTTCGTCTCGACCTGGACCGATCCACGCTGCTGGGGCGCTGCGCCGGATGTCGAGTTGACTGA
- the urtC gene encoding urea ABC transporter permease subunit UrtC: protein MTTITPAERGTLARIRRVGAGPDLPRPSRAFLGIGLLAVGLMVLAPMLLTDFRLNQLGRFICYAIVAVGIGLAWGRGGMLTLGQGVFFGLGAYAMAMHMQLADAQLQGEQAPGFMSTFGTELPWWWEPFRSELFTLGAVLLLPAVVAFVLGWSVFTRRVKGAYFAILNQALVFAFAVLLVGQQGTLNGSNGLSGFQSFLGFSLYDPVNRRTLYLLAAGVLILMVVIAYWLMRSRFGELLVATRDAEERVRFLGYDPALIKTTAFVVAAVMASIGGALFVPLVGIISPAEIGVVPSIAFVIGVAIGGRATLFGPVIGALAVAWVESSLAESFPSAWSYFQGLLLILVIALLPGGVASVLRVTQVRRRRRDAEDDGGSGGLHDDGAGGGSADGPETAPGDSPAGPPVAAVLGWEQKGEQ, encoded by the coding sequence ATGACGACCATCACCCCCGCGGAGCGCGGGACCCTGGCTCGGATCCGTCGTGTCGGCGCGGGCCCCGATCTGCCCAGACCCTCGCGGGCGTTCCTGGGGATCGGCCTCCTGGCAGTGGGCCTGATGGTCCTCGCCCCGATGCTGCTGACCGACTTCCGGCTGAACCAGCTCGGACGCTTCATCTGCTACGCGATCGTCGCCGTCGGGATCGGCCTGGCCTGGGGGCGCGGCGGCATGCTGACCCTGGGGCAGGGAGTCTTCTTCGGTCTCGGCGCCTATGCGATGGCCATGCACATGCAGCTGGCCGACGCGCAGCTCCAGGGGGAGCAGGCTCCGGGGTTCATGTCCACCTTCGGCACGGAGCTGCCCTGGTGGTGGGAGCCGTTCCGCAGCGAGCTGTTCACACTCGGGGCGGTCCTGCTGCTGCCCGCGGTGGTCGCGTTCGTGCTCGGCTGGTCCGTGTTCACGCGGCGCGTCAAAGGCGCCTACTTCGCCATCCTGAACCAGGCGCTGGTGTTCGCCTTCGCCGTGCTGCTGGTCGGGCAGCAGGGAACCCTCAACGGGTCGAACGGGCTCTCCGGATTCCAGTCCTTCCTGGGGTTCTCCCTCTATGACCCGGTGAACCGGAGGACCCTGTACCTGCTGGCGGCCGGAGTGCTGATCCTCATGGTGGTGATCGCCTACTGGCTGATGCGCAGCCGATTCGGCGAGCTGCTCGTGGCGACCCGCGATGCGGAGGAGCGGGTCCGGTTCCTCGGCTATGACCCCGCCCTGATCAAGACGACCGCCTTCGTCGTCGCAGCGGTGATGGCGAGCATCGGCGGGGCACTGTTCGTCCCGCTGGTGGGCATCATCTCGCCTGCGGAGATCGGCGTCGTGCCGTCGATCGCCTTCGTGATCGGGGTGGCCATCGGAGGCCGGGCCACCCTGTTCGGCCCTGTGATCGGTGCTCTGGCCGTGGCCTGGGTGGAGTCCTCGCTGGCCGAGAGCTTCCCCTCGGCCTGGAGCTATTTCCAGGGGCTCCTGCTGATCCTGGTCATCGCGCTGCTGCCGGGCGGGGTCGCCTCCGTGCTGCGTGTCACCCAGGTCCGCCGGCGCCGTCGTGACGCTGAGGACGACGGCGGCAGCGGCGGCCTTCACGACGACGGGGCCGGAGGCGGCTCCGCCGACGGCCCGGAGACAGCACCAGGGGATTCCCCCGCCGGACCGCCGGTCGCGGCGGTCCTCGGTTGGGAGCAGAAGGGAGAGCAGTGA
- a CDS encoding ATP-binding cassette domain-containing protein: protein MLELQHLDAGYDSTRVLHSVSMHGSPHGIAAILGHNGAGKTTMLRAAIGLIRPSRGTVLFEGEDVTALSPSARVRRGMAYVPQGQQSFEQLTTRENLQVVADRRRGPRRAQLVDDALGRFPALTEVIDRRAGLLSGGQRQQLAIARALITEPKLLILDEPTEGIQPSVVAEIEQTIIGLSRDEGLSVLLAVQHIDFALHAAERYAVLAAGRVTRAGAGGAEAQRDVREAMAI from the coding sequence ATGCTTGAGCTCCAGCACCTCGACGCCGGCTACGACAGCACCCGGGTCCTGCATTCCGTGAGCATGCACGGGTCCCCGCACGGCATCGCCGCGATCCTGGGTCACAACGGTGCCGGCAAGACCACGATGCTCCGCGCCGCGATCGGTCTGATCAGGCCCTCCCGGGGGACGGTGCTCTTCGAAGGGGAGGACGTGACGGCGCTGTCTCCCAGTGCCCGCGTGCGCCGTGGCATGGCCTACGTGCCCCAGGGGCAGCAGTCCTTCGAGCAGCTCACCACACGGGAGAACCTCCAGGTGGTGGCGGACCGGCGGCGCGGTCCGCGCCGTGCGCAGCTGGTGGACGACGCGCTGGGGAGGTTCCCTGCGCTGACCGAGGTCATCGACCGCCGGGCGGGGCTGCTCTCCGGGGGCCAGCGTCAGCAGCTGGCCATCGCCCGAGCGCTGATCACCGAGCCGAAGCTGCTGATCCTGGACGAGCCCACGGAGGGGATCCAGCCCTCGGTCGTCGCGGAGATCGAACAGACGATCATCGGGCTCTCCCGGGATGAGGGGCTCAGCGTGCTGCTCGCGGTCCAGCACATCGATTTCGCCCTGCATGCGGCGGAGCGCTATGCGGTGCTGGCCGCCGGCCGGGTGACCCGTGCAGGCGCCGGCGGAGCCGAGGCCCAGCGTGACGTGCGCGAAGCGATGGCGATCTGA
- the urtA gene encoding urea ABC transporter substrate-binding protein: MGELHQRRTRSLRTCSALIAAGALLLTACGARAGEEAVGGGTESCVDVDGDSIKIGFINSLSGTMAISETTVNDVLHLAAEEINDAGGVLGKQLEIVEEDGASEPATFAERSERLIVQECTAAVFGGWTSASRKAMLPVFEGHDALLFYPTQYEGLEASENIIYTGATTNQQIVPALDYLLEEEGAESLYLVGSDYVFPRTANMIIRQWAEENGVEILGEDYTPLGSTDFTTIANQLASSGADAVFNTLNGDSNVAFFRQYNSLGLDAETTPVLSVSIAEEEIEGIGASNIEGQLTSWNYYQTLENQENEDFVAAFQEKYGEGRVTSDVMQSAYNSLHLWAAMVEEAESFDVDAVRDAADATSFAAPEGTVTIDGENQHVTKTPRIGRITADGLIDTIWEGELTEPDPFLETYSWADEEEAEEYAQEADEADEDSDEDSDED, translated from the coding sequence ATGGGCGAACTCCACCAGCGTCGTACCCGGAGCCTGCGGACCTGCTCCGCCCTCATCGCGGCCGGGGCCCTGCTGCTCACCGCATGCGGCGCTCGAGCCGGGGAGGAGGCCGTCGGCGGCGGCACAGAGTCCTGCGTCGACGTCGACGGCGATTCGATCAAGATCGGATTCATCAACTCGCTGTCCGGAACCATGGCCATCAGCGAGACCACGGTCAACGACGTCCTGCACCTGGCGGCGGAGGAGATCAACGACGCCGGCGGCGTGCTGGGCAAGCAGCTCGAGATCGTCGAGGAGGACGGAGCCTCCGAGCCGGCCACCTTCGCCGAGCGGTCGGAGCGTCTGATCGTGCAGGAATGCACGGCCGCCGTCTTCGGCGGGTGGACCTCCGCCTCGCGGAAGGCGATGCTGCCGGTGTTCGAAGGGCACGACGCGCTGCTGTTCTACCCGACTCAGTACGAAGGGCTCGAAGCCTCCGAGAACATCATCTACACCGGGGCGACCACCAACCAGCAGATCGTCCCTGCCCTCGACTACCTCCTGGAGGAGGAGGGCGCGGAGTCGCTGTACCTGGTCGGTTCCGACTATGTCTTCCCGCGGACCGCGAACATGATCATCCGCCAGTGGGCGGAGGAGAACGGTGTCGAGATCCTCGGAGAGGACTACACCCCGCTGGGCTCCACCGACTTCACCACGATCGCCAATCAGCTGGCCTCCTCCGGTGCCGATGCCGTGTTCAACACGCTCAACGGCGATTCCAACGTCGCGTTCTTCCGCCAGTACAACTCGCTGGGCCTCGACGCCGAGACGACGCCGGTGCTCTCCGTCTCGATCGCGGAGGAGGAGATCGAGGGCATCGGCGCCTCGAACATCGAAGGGCAGCTCACCTCCTGGAACTACTACCAGACCCTCGAGAATCAGGAGAACGAGGACTTCGTGGCGGCCTTCCAGGAGAAGTACGGGGAGGGCCGGGTGACCTCGGACGTCATGCAGTCGGCATACAACAGCCTCCACCTCTGGGCCGCCATGGTCGAGGAGGCGGAGTCCTTCGACGTCGACGCCGTCCGTGACGCCGCCGACGCCACCTCCTTCGCCGCTCCGGAGGGGACCGTGACGATCGACGGCGAGAACCAGCACGTCACCAAGACGCCGCGCATCGGCCGCATCACCGCCGACGGCCTGATCGACACCATCTGGGAGGGTGAGCTCACCGAGCCCGATCCCTTCCTCGAGACGTACTCCTGGGCTGACGAGGAGGAGGCCGAGGAGTACGCCCAGGAGGCGGACGAGGCTGACGAGGACTCCGATGAAGACTCTGATGAGGACTGA
- the urtD gene encoding urea ABC transporter ATP-binding protein UrtD, giving the protein MTSLNIRDLEVRFGAFTAVGGASFDAVDGEVHFLIGPNGAGKTTCVDAITGLVSGSGSVRMGETELLGRPVQSIAKLGIGRTFQTASVFEQLTVAQNLDIAAGIHRRWFSLLGARRHLGGRVEEALEQTGLGDLQDSRAGTLSHGQKQWLEIGMLIVQDAQALMLDEPVAGMSHDERAATGELLHRVKEGRAVLVVEHDMEFMRSFASQVTVLHQGTVLAQGSVAEVQEDPRVQQVYLGTAAMPEEELAHA; this is encoded by the coding sequence ATGACGTCGCTGAACATCCGAGACCTGGAGGTCCGGTTCGGAGCCTTCACCGCGGTCGGAGGCGCCTCCTTCGACGCCGTCGACGGCGAGGTGCACTTCCTCATCGGACCCAACGGCGCCGGCAAGACCACCTGCGTGGACGCCATCACCGGGCTCGTGTCGGGGTCCGGGTCGGTGCGCATGGGCGAGACGGAGCTGCTGGGCCGGCCGGTGCAGTCCATCGCGAAGCTGGGGATCGGCCGGACCTTCCAGACGGCGAGCGTCTTCGAACAGCTCACCGTGGCGCAGAACCTGGACATCGCCGCGGGCATCCACCGCCGCTGGTTCTCTCTGCTCGGCGCTCGCCGGCATCTCGGGGGGCGAGTGGAGGAGGCCCTGGAGCAGACCGGGCTCGGTGATCTGCAGGACAGCCGGGCCGGGACGCTCTCCCATGGTCAGAAGCAATGGCTGGAGATCGGGATGCTGATCGTCCAGGACGCGCAGGCGCTCATGCTCGACGAGCCCGTCGCGGGCATGAGCCATGACGAGCGGGCGGCCACCGGCGAGCTCCTCCACCGGGTCAAGGAGGGGCGTGCTGTGCTGGTGGTGGAGCATGACATGGAGTTCATGCGCAGCTTCGCCTCGCAGGTGACCGTGCTCCACCAGGGGACGGTCCTCGCCCAGGGCTCCGTCGCCGAGGTCCAGGAGGATCCTCGGGTCCAGCAGGTCTACCTGGGGACGGCCGCGATGCCGGAGGAGGAGCTGGCCCATGCTTGA
- a CDS encoding urease subunit alpha: MVSIDRETYAAMFGPTAGDQLRLGDTDLWIEVEEDRTVGGDEAVFGGGKSIRESMAQSTLSRAAGALDTVITNAIILDWWGVVRADIGIRDGRIVGIGHAGNPDISDGIDPELIIGPSTDIISGEGKIVTAGAIDSHVHLISQSQIHEALATGITTVVGGGTGPSEGSKATTVTPGPWHLRQMLRALDALPVNVLLLGKGNTVSTAGLEEQALGGAAGYKVHEDWGSTPAAIDAALSAADRWGLQVALHSDSLNEAGFVESTIRAIDGRSIHAFHIEGAGGGHAPDILTLAGLPHIIPGSTNPTLPHTVNTVAEHLDMLMVCHHLNPSVPEDLAFAESRIRGTTIAAEDILHDMGALSITSSDAQAMGRIGEVITRTWQVAHVMKGRLGPLGGGLAADNERARRYVAKYTVNPAIAHGIAHDVGSVETGRMADLVVWDPRFFGVRPSAVVKAGSIVWGALGDPNASIPTPQPVLQRPTFGHLAGADHAVTYVAPAALDAGLEQTLGLRRRLRPVTSTRDIGKAEMRNNSVLPEITVRPDTFEISIDGEAVEPAPAEELPLAQFYSMF; encoded by the coding sequence ATGGTCAGCATCGACCGCGAGACCTATGCCGCCATGTTCGGTCCCACTGCGGGCGACCAGCTGCGGCTCGGCGACACCGACCTCTGGATCGAGGTCGAGGAGGACCGCACCGTCGGCGGCGACGAAGCGGTCTTCGGCGGGGGCAAGTCGATCCGCGAGTCCATGGCCCAGAGCACGCTCAGCCGGGCGGCAGGCGCGCTGGACACGGTGATCACCAACGCGATCATCCTCGACTGGTGGGGAGTCGTCCGCGCCGACATCGGCATCCGCGACGGTCGGATCGTCGGCATCGGGCACGCAGGGAATCCGGACATCTCTGATGGCATCGACCCGGAGCTGATCATCGGCCCCTCCACCGACATCATCTCCGGGGAGGGCAAGATCGTCACCGCCGGAGCCATCGACTCCCATGTGCACCTGATCTCTCAGTCGCAGATCCACGAGGCCCTCGCCACCGGGATCACCACGGTGGTCGGCGGCGGCACGGGCCCTTCCGAGGGCTCGAAGGCCACCACTGTGACCCCGGGTCCCTGGCACCTGCGGCAGATGCTGCGCGCCCTGGACGCCCTGCCCGTCAACGTGCTCCTGCTGGGCAAGGGCAACACGGTCTCCACCGCCGGCCTCGAGGAGCAGGCCCTCGGCGGGGCCGCCGGATACAAGGTCCATGAGGACTGGGGATCCACCCCTGCGGCGATCGACGCCGCCCTGAGCGCCGCGGACCGCTGGGGGCTGCAGGTGGCGCTGCACTCGGACTCGCTCAATGAGGCCGGATTCGTGGAGTCCACGATCCGCGCCATCGACGGACGCTCGATCCACGCCTTCCACATCGAGGGGGCCGGCGGCGGCCACGCCCCGGACATCCTCACCCTGGCAGGCCTGCCCCACATCATCCCCGGTTCCACGAACCCCACCCTTCCGCATACGGTCAACACCGTGGCCGAACACCTGGACATGCTGATGGTCTGCCATCATCTGAACCCGTCGGTGCCTGAGGACCTGGCCTTCGCCGAATCCCGCATCCGAGGGACCACGATCGCCGCCGAGGACATCCTCCACGACATGGGGGCGCTGTCCATCACCTCCTCCGATGCGCAGGCCATGGGACGGATCGGGGAGGTCATCACCCGCACCTGGCAGGTCGCCCATGTGATGAAGGGCCGGCTGGGGCCGCTGGGCGGCGGGCTGGCCGCGGACAACGAACGCGCCCGACGCTACGTGGCCAAGTACACGGTGAACCCCGCGATCGCCCACGGCATCGCCCACGACGTCGGCTCCGTCGAGACCGGACGGATGGCGGACCTGGTGGTCTGGGACCCACGGTTCTTCGGCGTGAGGCCTTCGGCTGTGGTCAAGGCCGGCAGCATCGTCTGGGGCGCCCTGGGCGACCCCAACGCCTCCATCCCGACTCCGCAGCCGGTGCTCCAGCGGCCCACCTTCGGCCACCTCGCGGGCGCCGACCATGCGGTGACCTATGTCGCCCCGGCTGCACTCGACGCCGGGTTGGAACAGACCCTCGGGCTGCGGCGCCGTCTCCGGCCGGTGACCTCCACCCGGGACATCGGGAAGGCCGAGATGAGGAACAACTCCGTCCTGCCGGAGATCACGGTGCGTCCCGACACCTTCGAGATCTCCATCGACGGCGAGGCCGTGGAACCGGCTCCGGCCGAGGAGCTCCCACTGGCGCAGTTCTACTCGATGTTCTGA
- a CDS encoding TetR/AcrR family transcriptional regulator yields the protein MGEHLATPEAILTSAATLLREMPFDDIAYRSLGESVGVSERTVYRHFPTRPHLLSALARWLEDQVLPPPTFTDWESFLHVVETRFSDFDRAPSYAHLMARAEAISPVGPDHSSFFAEAVRALVSTVAPGLARRDAGRLCAGLVNVASAQFWARCRTGLDMDVEGTSAAFRRIAEQLRASFPETAFASHRAAEAAP from the coding sequence ATGGGCGAACACCTGGCGACGCCGGAGGCGATCCTCACCAGCGCCGCGACCCTGTTGCGCGAGATGCCGTTCGACGACATCGCCTACCGCTCCCTGGGGGAGTCGGTCGGTGTGTCCGAGCGGACGGTTTATCGGCACTTCCCGACCCGCCCCCACTTGCTCTCTGCGCTGGCGCGCTGGCTGGAGGACCAGGTCCTCCCGCCTCCGACGTTCACCGACTGGGAGAGCTTCCTGCATGTGGTGGAGACACGCTTCTCCGATTTCGACCGTGCACCTTCCTACGCCCACCTGATGGCGCGGGCCGAGGCGATCTCGCCCGTGGGGCCTGACCACTCGAGCTTCTTCGCCGAGGCGGTACGCGCCCTGGTGAGCACAGTCGCTCCAGGGCTCGCCAGGCGCGACGCCGGGCGGCTCTGCGCCGGGCTGGTGAACGTCGCCTCGGCGCAGTTCTGGGCGCGCTGCCGCACAGGGCTGGACATGGACGTCGAGGGCACGTCAGCGGCCTTCCGGCGCATCGCGGAGCAGCTCAGGGCCAGCTTCCCGGAGACGGCCTTCGCGTCGCACCGGGCCGCGGAGGCGGCCCCGTGA